The Actinomycetota bacterium genome includes the window CTGGTCGGAGAGCCCACGGGGCAGCTCAGGAGATGCCTACTCCGATGGCTGAACCGACGGCGAAGGTGAGGGCCGCCGGGAGGGCGGCCAGCAGGAGCTGGCGGACGGCCGAGCGGGCCACCGAGCGGCCCGTGAACCGGGCCAGGGCGGTGCCCACGGCCAGGGCGGCCAGGCCGGCGAAGACCATCGACATGGCGATGGCGGTCGCCCCGGTGGTGAAGAACCAGGGTATGAGGGGCACGATGGCCCCCAGGGCGAACGCCAGGAAGGACGAGACGGCCGCCCCCACCGGGGAACCCAGCTCCTTGGGGTCGATGCCCAGCTCCTCGCGGGCGTGGGTCTCCAGGGCCAGCTCGGGGTTGCGCATCATCTCGGTGGCCAGCTGCTCGGCCGTATCGGGCTCGATGCCCCGGGAGCGGTAGATCTGCACCAGCTCCTGGCGTTCGTGCTCGGGGCGGCGGCGCAGCTCGATGGCCTCCATCTCCAGCTCGCGCTCGAGCAGCTCGCTCTGGGCCGTCATCGACACCCACTCGCCGGCGGCCATGGAGATGGCCCCGCTGATCAGCCCGGCCACGCCCGCCAGGCGGACGACACCCGGCCCGGGCGAGGCGCCCGCCACCCCCAGGATCAGGGCCACGTTGGAGACCAGCCCGTCGCTGACGCCGAACACCGCGGCGCGAGCCGAACCCCCCTGGATGTTGCGGTGGTGGGGTTCGGGCAGCGGGGGCAGGGGCGGGTGGGAACTGTCACCGTCGTCCATGGCCGCTTCAACCTACTCCGGGCCTGGGACGTTCCACCCAGGGACCGGCCGCGGGGCAGTATGGCGCCATGGAGCCCGGTGCCGGCCGCTTCGACCTGAGCCCCGACGACCTCACCGGGCTGCTGGCCGGCGAGCCCGCCTACCGCGCCCGCCAGGTGTGGCGCTCGCTCCACCAGGGCCGCGAGCCCGAGGAGATGACCGACCTGCCGGCCCCCCTGCGGGCCCGCCTGGCGCCCCTCCTGGCGCCCTCGCTCGAGCTGGCCCGCGAGTCGGTGAGCGACCGGGGCGGCACCGTCAAGTGGCTGTGGCGGCTGGGCGACGGTTCGGCGGTGGAGACCGTGCTCATGCGCTACCCCGACCGGGCCACGGTGTGCGTTTCGAGCCAGGCCGGGTGCGCCATGGCGTGCTCGTTCTGCGCCACCGGCCAGGCCGGCTTCACCCGCCACCTGAGCACCGGCGAGATCGTCGAGCAGGTCGTGCGGGCCCGGCGGGCCAGCCCCACCCGGGTGGGCAACGTGGTGTTCATGGGCATGGGCGAGCCCATGGCCAACTACGAGGCGGTATGGGCCGCCGTCGAGCGCCTCCACGGCGACCTCGGCCTCTCGGCCCGCCACATCACGATCTCGACCGTGGGGGTGGTGCCCGGCATCCACCGGCTGGCCACCGAGGCCCTGCCCGTCAACCTGGCGGTCTCGCTGCACGCGGCCAACGACGCCTTGCGCGACGAGCTCGTCCCCCTCAACCGCCGCTACCCGCTGGCCCGCCTCATGGCCGCCTGCCGGGCCTACCAGGGGGCCAAGGGCCGGCGCCTGTCGTTCGAGTGGGCACTGATCGACGGGGTCAACGACCGCCCGACCGACTCCCGGGAACTGGCCGCCCTGGCCCTTCCCCTGGCCGCCCACGTGAACCTGATCCCGCTCAACCCGACCCCGGGCTACGCGGCCCGGGGCACGCCCGCGGCCGGGGTGGCCGCCTTCCGGGACCGGCTGCGGGCCGCCGGGGTCAACGCCACCGTTCGCCGCAACCGGGGGACCTCGATCGACGCCGCCTGCGGCCAACTGGCCGCCCGCCCGGGCTAGAACCGCACGCCGCCCCGGCCGGGCTGCAAGACTGCGACCCCTATGGAAAGCCGACGCCGCTTCTTCAACCCGGCGCAGCCGCAGACCCTGCAGATCGCCGTCTTCCTGCTGTACCTCAACGCCGTGTTCTCTTTCATCAGCCTCTTGAGCAACAGCAGCAACTTCCTGCTCCTGCGCACTGCCCTGGTCGTGGGCGCCGCCGCGGCCGGCA containing:
- the rlmN gene encoding 23S rRNA (adenine(2503)-C(2))-methyltransferase RlmN codes for the protein MEPGAGRFDLSPDDLTGLLAGEPAYRARQVWRSLHQGREPEEMTDLPAPLRARLAPLLAPSLELARESVSDRGGTVKWLWRLGDGSAVETVLMRYPDRATVCVSSQAGCAMACSFCATGQAGFTRHLSTGEIVEQVVRARRASPTRVGNVVFMGMGEPMANYEAVWAAVERLHGDLGLSARHITISTVGVVPGIHRLATEALPVNLAVSLHAANDALRDELVPLNRRYPLARLMAACRAYQGAKGRRLSFEWALIDGVNDRPTDSRELAALALPLAAHVNLIPLNPTPGYAARGTPAAGVAAFRDRLRAAGVNATVRRNRGTSIDAACGQLAARPG
- a CDS encoding VIT1/CCC1 transporter family protein, with product MDDGDSSHPPLPPLPEPHHRNIQGGSARAAVFGVSDGLVSNVALILGVAGASPGPGVVRLAGVAGLISGAISMAAGEWVSMTAQSELLERELEMEAIELRRRPEHERQELVQIYRSRGIEPDTAEQLATEMMRNPELALETHAREELGIDPKELGSPVGAAVSSFLAFALGAIVPLIPWFFTTGATAIAMSMVFAGLAALAVGTALARFTGRSVARSAVRQLLLAALPAALTFAVGSAIGVGIS